From the genome of Mycoplasma putrefaciens KS1, one region includes:
- a CDS encoding Cof-type HAD-IIB family hydrolase, with protein MTNYFYVLSDLDNTIARDDLTISYQTIKSIRKYQKASNYKFSFCTGRVDTCNKKLAKQLKVKLPIIACNGALITDLKTNQVLHAEYLESQSTADLVKMCYQHQIDIVCYAPNMMIGTANSKRLEKWQNYLNKLKKKYHWKILRFDSLLEVAEKIRTKELQVVELIVNFANLNQTEIQQKLKLFDNYLDKIDLVQSLPFLFNIMKKNVNKLTGLKKWVELCQIDYQKVIVFGDNHNDLEIVQAVEKGYAVGNAVEQLKRVAYRVCGSVEENGVGIELEEILRQSN; from the coding sequence ATGACTAATTATTTTTATGTTTTAAGTGATCTAGATAATACCATTGCTAGAGATGATTTAACTATTAGTTATCAAACTATTAAATCAATTAGAAAATATCAAAAAGCTTCTAATTATAAATTTAGTTTTTGTACTGGACGAGTTGATACATGTAATAAAAAACTTGCTAAGCAACTAAAAGTTAAACTACCAATCATCGCTTGTAATGGTGCGTTAATTACTGATTTAAAAACTAATCAAGTTCTACATGCTGAATATTTAGAGAGTCAATCAACAGCTGATCTTGTTAAAATGTGTTATCAACATCAAATTGATATTGTTTGTTATGCACCTAATATGATGATCGGCACAGCTAATTCAAAAAGATTAGAAAAGTGACAAAATTATTTAAATAAGCTTAAAAAGAAATATCATTGAAAGATTTTAAGATTTGATTCATTATTAGAAGTTGCTGAAAAAATTAGAACTAAAGAACTTCAAGTTGTGGAATTAATAGTTAACTTCGCAAATTTAAACCAAACTGAAATTCAACAAAAACTAAAACTATTTGATAATTATCTAGACAAAATTGATCTAGTACAATCATTGCCATTTTTATTTAACATAATGAAAAAAAACGTCAATAAACTAACAGGGCTAAAAAAGTGAGTCGAGCTTTGTCAAATTGACTATCAAAAAGTAATTGTTTTTGGAGATAATCATAATGATCTTGAGATTGTTCAAGCTGTCGAAAAGGGTTATGCTGTTGGTAATGCTGTTGAGCAACTAAAAAGAGTGGCCTATCGAGTTTGTGGTTCAGTAGAAGAAAATGGTGTTGGAATTGAGCTTGAAGAGATTTTAAGACAAAGTAATTAA
- a CDS encoding MAG1210 family protein, whose protein sequence is MADNIIFNPVKEYQNYKDKHLQIVNDYFEELTKKSQIDLNQNKQQVAKINQTNNRVITHKKSLRKFKILAKITLIIAFLFLVVVIYFTVKFSSSAQTIATWTIIFLTISAILFAGLLLVYLLEIRPKIKQVQTIILNDQIKYDQQVEIGVNQVKDLIDLIGYGTKEKLFSQSFSLIKFNRFLGVKNLNRFQETYLDSQQIYNDDFSCLNIKSGLVYHTPFLINRSIYEQIESKTYTGTLTISWEEQDGDQTITMTEILTASVVKPLPVNYYQSSLALGIEIAPNLEFSRSSSNFHNLSEKEKTKKYQKTEKQLYKYAERNLDFSPLANTKFETAFAAFNRKNDKEFRLMFTPLAQNNLMQLIEDNTYGFGDNFIMFKISKALFISSSNLDHFEINDNLLKYYTYDYNEIKNTFIKDNANYFDQIYWLFAPFFAIPTLSNSSSETIIFNNNQTFDLTVSEVESQVWSLSKTLFDHELVKTDSLLKAVVVDQKNHLYEIHSKGYDIVKRTDFIPVLGDDGWWHDVPVIWDDYVEYQKITKIKLTPFKEFVIDDQWKQKFGSKLTDKQYITDLAIIEFLD, encoded by the coding sequence ATGGCTGATAACATAATATTTAATCCAGTAAAAGAATATCAAAATTATAAAGACAAACATCTACAAATTGTTAACGATTATTTTGAAGAACTAACTAAAAAATCTCAAATTGATTTAAATCAAAATAAACAACAAGTCGCTAAAATTAATCAAACTAACAATAGAGTAATTACACATAAAAAAAGTTTAAGAAAGTTTAAAATTTTAGCAAAGATAACTCTAATTATTGCGTTTTTATTTTTAGTTGTTGTAATTTATTTTACTGTTAAGTTTTCTAGCTCTGCTCAAACTATTGCTACTTGAACAATTATTTTTTTAACTATTAGTGCAATATTATTTGCTGGATTGTTATTAGTGTATTTATTAGAGATTAGGCCAAAAATAAAACAAGTTCAAACTATAATTTTAAACGATCAAATAAAATATGATCAACAAGTCGAAATCGGAGTTAATCAAGTTAAAGATCTTATTGATTTAATTGGTTATGGTACTAAAGAAAAATTATTTTCGCAAAGTTTTTCATTAATTAAGTTTAACCGATTTTTAGGTGTTAAAAATCTAAACCGCTTCCAAGAAACTTATCTTGATAGTCAACAAATCTATAATGATGATTTTAGTTGTTTAAACATTAAATCAGGTCTAGTTTATCATACACCTTTTTTAATTAACAGAAGTATTTATGAACAAATTGAATCAAAAACTTATACTGGAACTCTGACTATTTCATGAGAAGAACAAGATGGAGATCAAACAATTACTATGACAGAGATTCTAACAGCAAGTGTGGTTAAACCGCTTCCAGTCAATTATTATCAGTCAAGTTTAGCATTAGGAATTGAGATTGCACCAAATTTAGAATTTTCTAGATCAAGTAGTAATTTTCATAATTTAAGTGAGAAAGAAAAAACTAAAAAATATCAAAAAACTGAAAAACAACTATATAAATATGCTGAAAGAAATCTTGATTTTTCACCTTTAGCTAATACTAAATTTGAAACTGCTTTTGCTGCTTTTAATAGAAAAAATGACAAAGAGTTTCGTTTAATGTTTACCCCACTTGCTCAAAATAATTTAATGCAACTAATTGAAGATAACACTTATGGTTTTGGCGATAATTTTATTATGTTCAAAATTAGTAAAGCACTATTTATCTCTTCGTCTAATCTCGATCATTTTGAAATTAATGACAATCTTTTGAAATACTATACTTATGATTATAATGAGATTAAAAATACTTTTATCAAAGATAACGCTAACTATTTTGATCAAATTTACTGATTATTTGCACCATTTTTTGCAATCCCAACTTTAAGCAATTCATCATCTGAAACAATAATTTTTAATAATAATCAAACTTTTGATTTAACTGTTAGTGAAGTCGAATCACAAGTTTGATCACTTTCTAAAACTCTATTTGATCACGAACTAGTTAAAACTGATTCACTATTAAAAGCAGTTGTTGTTGATCAAAAAAACCATCTTTATGAAATTCATTCTAAAGGATACGACATTGTTAAAAGAACTGATTTTATTCCGGTTTTAGGTGATGATGGTTGATGACATGACGTACCTGTGATTTGAGATGATTATGTTGAATATCAAAAAATAACTAAAATTAAACTAACACCATTTAAAGAATTTGTGATTGATGATCAGTGAAAACAAAAATTTGGTTCAAAACTAACTGATAAACAATACATAACAGATTTAGCAATTATTGAATTCTTAGATTAA
- a CDS encoding tRNA (cytidine(34)-2'-O)-methyltransferase — protein MISKKKLHIVLYQPEIAQNVGAIMRTCVAIDAKLHIIEPLGFIFDERHLSRPSANEFKFVDCTRYDDWSDFISRHPNTKLYCLSRYGQKPLSDFDFTSVNDDVFLVFGRESTGIAKQIIKDNFQTTFRIPMTAQARSINIANAMAIASYEVLRQWDYLDLAKHEVQKGKDYIMSDAWKGVED, from the coding sequence ATGATTAGTAAAAAGAAATTACACATAGTTTTATACCAACCAGAAATCGCGCAAAATGTTGGAGCAATCATGAGAACTTGTGTTGCTATTGATGCAAAACTACACATTATCGAACCTTTAGGATTTATTTTTGATGAAAGACATCTATCTCGTCCTAGTGCCAATGAGTTTAAATTTGTTGATTGTACTAGATATGATGATTGAAGTGATTTTATCTCAAGACATCCAAACACTAAATTATATTGTCTATCAAGATATGGTCAAAAACCACTTTCAGATTTTGATTTTACTAGCGTTAATGATGATGTCTTTTTAGTTTTTGGTCGTGAATCAACTGGAATTGCCAAACAAATTATTAAAGATAATTTTCAGACAACTTTTCGTATACCAATGACCGCTCAAGCAAGAAGCATTAACATTGCAAATGCTATGGCAATTGCAAGTTATGAAGTACTAAGACAATGAGATTATTTAGACTTAGCTAAACATGAAGTACAAAAGGGAAAAGATTATATTATGTCTGATGCATGAAAAGGAGTTGAAGACTAA
- the frr gene encoding ribosome recycling factor, translating into MTELILENAELEMNQTIEAYKQHLKQIRTGKANGSVLDKVMINYYGSLMPLNQISQITTPEPHLIVVKPYDRNIITEAVGAIHKADLGLNPMSDAELIRIPIVPLTEDLRKDLVKKVQKELEQYKIRIRNLRRDAINQANKTDGLSKDLIADLEKQIQNLTDKAIKQLDEQTKVKEKELMTL; encoded by the coding sequence ATGACAGAACTAATTTTAGAAAATGCTGAACTAGAAATGAATCAAACTATTGAAGCATACAAACAACACTTAAAACAAATAAGAACAGGTAAAGCCAATGGATCAGTTTTAGATAAAGTGATGATCAATTATTATGGATCATTAATGCCTTTAAACCAAATTTCACAAATTACTACTCCTGAACCTCACCTAATAGTAGTCAAACCTTATGATCGAAATATTATCACCGAAGCAGTTGGAGCAATTCATAAAGCAGATTTAGGATTAAATCCTATGAGTGATGCTGAACTAATTAGAATTCCGATTGTACCCTTAACTGAAGATCTTCGTAAAGATTTGGTTAAGAAAGTGCAAAAAGAATTAGAGCAATATAAAATAAGAATTCGTAATCTTAGAAGAGATGCAATTAATCAAGCTAATAAGACTGATGGTTTGTCAAAAGATTTAATAGCTGATCTAGAAAAGCAAATCCAAAACTTAACTGATAAAGCAATCAAACAATTAGATGAACAAACAAAAGTAAAAGAAAAAGAATTAATGACTTTATAA
- the rdgB gene encoding RdgB/HAM1 family non-canonical purine NTP pyrophosphatase — MTKKIIWIATNSKNKAQEYQEILKDWTVKTLLDLKNYQEIAENGSSFEQNAMIKAKALAKQINGIAIGDDTGICVKVLDDFPGIYSKRWAYPITDHVEICQKLLEKLKPYQHQKQRKAKMVTAIAFYDAVNDKELVFSATVEGYIANELRLTSSGFGYDYIFIPKNSNKTYSEMTSEQKNNNSARRQAIDQFCEFISNY; from the coding sequence ATGACTAAAAAAATTATTTGAATAGCTACTAATAGCAAAAATAAAGCACAAGAATATCAAGAAATTTTAAAAGACTGAACAGTTAAAACTTTATTAGATTTAAAAAATTATCAAGAAATTGCTGAAAATGGCTCAAGTTTTGAACAAAACGCAATGATTAAAGCAAAAGCTTTAGCAAAACAAATTAATGGTATTGCAATTGGAGATGATACTGGAATTTGTGTTAAAGTTTTAGATGATTTTCCGGGCATTTATTCTAAAAGATGAGCTTATCCAATTACTGATCATGTTGAGATTTGTCAAAAACTTTTAGAAAAGTTAAAACCCTATCAACACCAAAAACAACGAAAGGCAAAAATGGTGACTGCAATTGCTTTTTATGATGCTGTTAATGACAAAGAATTGGTTTTTTCTGCAACAGTTGAAGGTTATATTGCCAACGAACTTAGATTAACTAGTTCTGGCTTTGGTTATGATTATATTTTTATTCCTAAAAATAGTAATAAGACTTATTCAGAAATGACTTCTGAACAAAAAAATAATAACTCTGCAAGAAGACAAGCAATTGATCAATTTTGTGAATTTATAAGTAATTATTAA
- a CDS encoding LemA family protein, translated as MPNQIDELNGPVLENGREINVINKQIPVEVGAGSQIFEASLFVLFIIPGLIFQYQKVKAKNYLAQLEQKIQHHAAQVDNYLEQRVEVMKNLASLLSKSIELDKDVIKTVAAYRSGVNLNEESGSEISRDLDLVTRSLQLQVENYPELQAHKSIKQAMQQNLYLQKEITATRDLYNDAVYQWNRAIFEWPAKQIVAAKLGYTTKIPFSVSAETKQQARQDFFA; from the coding sequence ATGCCAAACCAAATCGATGAATTAAATGGTCCGGTTTTAGAAAACGGGCGAGAAATTAATGTTATTAATAAACAAATCCCTGTTGAAGTAGGAGCGGGTTCACAAATCTTTGAAGCGTCTTTATTTGTGTTATTTATTATTCCTGGATTAATTTTTCAATACCAAAAAGTTAAAGCCAAAAATTACTTAGCTCAATTAGAACAAAAAATTCAACATCATGCTGCTCAAGTTGATAACTATTTAGAACAGAGAGTTGAAGTAATGAAAAACCTAGCGAGTTTACTTTCAAAATCAATTGAACTAGATAAAGATGTTATTAAAACTGTTGCTGCTTATCGATCAGGAGTGAATTTAAACGAAGAATCAGGATCAGAAATTTCTAGAGATCTTGATTTAGTAACTAGAAGTTTACAATTGCAAGTGGAAAATTATCCTGAACTTCAAGCTCATAAATCAATCAAACAAGCTATGCAACAAAACCTTTATCTTCAAAAAGAAATCACAGCAACTCGTGATTTATATAATGATGCAGTTTATCAATGAAATCGTGCTATTTTCGAATGGCCAGCTAAACAAATTGTTGCTGCTAAATTGGGTTATACTACTAAAATTCCGTTTTCTGTTTCAGCAGAAACTAAACAACAAGCAAGACAAGATTTTTTTGCTTAA
- the argS gene encoding arginine--tRNA ligase gives MTTIIEMFKQDLKNICNQLNINKEPIVEINKNNTAGVLATTIALISSKLVAKKPIELAEIFKQELLKTNRYQSVEIAGSGFINVLIKPELLSTVINNILTAKKDYGQLPDQNYTINIEYVSANPTGFLHVGHARNATIGSVLVNLWKKAGNKVQTEYYINDAGNQINILAVTVFVHYLWALGVKAQKPENSYSGEMYDDLAKMLVEQYQDKFKDLSYTENQIADPLVHDIFKQQAVKYFLKAIKQQLKNFGVEIEHWSSEQEVYDINQIAKVLELYQQKDALYQKDQAIWLKTTLFGDDKDRPLVKSDGTYTYITPDLATHNLRIQRTNADKLVNVWGGDHHGYIPRMRAGLALLGYDPNILDIEMVQMVRLIKNGQEFKMSKRKGTAVWLTDIQEMVGKDALRYMLASKSSSSHMDLDLDLVSQKNASNPVYYAKYATARCNSILKQAKEKNLDFNFKPTNLLTHEKEIELLVTLDNFTEVIKSAAKNYAPHQICDYIQIIAKQFHSYYADIKIIDQANIVLTTARLGLVKAVLQVLENSFDLIGIEATKEM, from the coding sequence ATGACAACAATTATTGAAATGTTTAAACAAGATTTAAAAAATATTTGTAATCAATTAAACATTAATAAAGAACCAATTGTTGAAATTAATAAAAATAATACAGCTGGAGTTTTAGCAACAACCATTGCACTGATAAGTTCAAAACTAGTAGCTAAAAAACCAATCGAACTAGCTGAAATCTTTAAACAAGAATTACTAAAAACTAACAGATATCAAAGTGTTGAGATTGCTGGGTCTGGGTTTATTAACGTTTTAATAAAACCAGAATTATTATCAACAGTTATTAATAATATTTTAACTGCTAAAAAAGACTATGGGCAATTACCTGATCAAAACTACACAATTAATATTGAGTATGTTTCAGCCAATCCAACCGGGTTTTTACATGTTGGACACGCAAGAAACGCAACAATTGGATCAGTTTTAGTCAATCTTTGAAAAAAAGCAGGTAATAAAGTTCAAACTGAATATTATATTAATGATGCAGGAAATCAAATTAACATTTTAGCTGTCACAGTTTTTGTTCATTATCTATGAGCATTGGGAGTTAAAGCACAAAAACCAGAAAATAGTTATAGTGGTGAGATGTATGATGATCTAGCAAAAATGCTAGTTGAGCAATATCAAGACAAATTTAAAGATCTTAGTTATACTGAAAATCAAATTGCTGATCCTTTGGTTCATGATATTTTTAAACAGCAAGCTGTGAAGTATTTTTTAAAAGCAATCAAACAACAATTAAAAAATTTTGGTGTTGAAATTGAGCACTGATCAAGTGAACAAGAAGTTTATGATATTAACCAAATTGCTAAAGTTTTAGAGTTATACCAACAAAAAGACGCGCTTTATCAAAAAGATCAAGCAATTTGGTTAAAAACAACTTTATTTGGCGATGATAAAGATCGTCCATTAGTCAAATCAGATGGGACTTATACTTATATCACTCCAGATTTAGCAACTCATAATTTAAGAATTCAAAGAACAAATGCTGATAAACTAGTCAATGTTTGAGGTGGAGATCATCATGGATATATTCCAAGAATGCGTGCTGGATTAGCACTATTGGGTTATGATCCTAACATTTTAGACATTGAAATGGTGCAAATGGTTCGTTTAATTAAAAATGGTCAAGAATTTAAAATGAGTAAAAGAAAAGGAACTGCTGTTTGACTAACTGATATTCAAGAAATGGTTGGAAAAGACGCTTTGAGATATATGTTAGCTTCTAAATCATCAAGTTCACATATGGATTTAGACTTAGACTTGGTATCTCAAAAAAATGCCTCAAACCCAGTTTATTATGCTAAATATGCAACAGCTAGATGTAATTCGATTTTAAAACAAGCAAAAGAAAAAAATCTTGATTTTAATTTTAAACCAACCAACTTATTAACTCATGAAAAAGAAATTGAATTATTAGTTACTTTAGATAATTTCACAGAAGTGATTAAATCAGCTGCAAAAAACTACGCACCTCATCAAATTTGTGATTACATTCAAATAATTGCCAAACAATTTCATTCATATTATGCAGATATTAAAATTATCGATCAGGCTAATATCGTACTAACAACAGCAAGACTAGGGTTAGTTAAAGCTGTTTTACAAGTATTAGAAAATAGTTTTGATTTAATTGGAATTGAAGCCACAAAAGAAATGTAA